Part of the Gracilinanus agilis isolate LMUSP501 unplaced genomic scaffold, AgileGrace unplaced_scaffold48943, whole genome shotgun sequence genome, CTATGGACAAAGGCAAGCTTTGCAAAGTGGAGCTGATTTGGGAAGAGGCCACAATGGGATAGAATCAGCTGGATGTTTGTGGTCTAAAAAGGGTCAGATCTCTCAAGAATCTCACCATCTGACTAGCTCCAAAATCAAGAAAGTTTCTCTTGGAGAGAATCTCTCCAAGGGTCCTGGCAAAAGCATAAAGCCCAATATTATCCCAGGCAAGGTCCTAAATGTAGCATGGGTTGTCAAGGCCTTCAGGGCTTGGAAGGTCTGGTAGCTTCTATTTAACCCCATTCCCAAGGTTCACTGGTACCCTTAAAGGGGTTTGAAGTGTCTAAGGTCTCTACCAATGACTTGAGCCCCCACCAACGATGTGTCCTCAATGATAGAAGATTCATTTAGTCACTAACAATTTGATAAGCTTTCCCTAACCCAAAGGAACAGATGAACAAATATACAGATGTACTCCCTGACATGTGAggtttcctcctcttcctccccctttgCTCTAAATCTCTTTGCTCTTTTAGCCTCTGgcatgggtgggggagtggggggaggaaggggattTGCATTCACAGCTTAGCTCAGTTCCTCAGTTCTAAGTCCAAAGGCTCTCTTGGTTTCAAGTCCTAGGTGCCCTCGCTTCTTGGGGTGTCCTCATCCATCCTGCCAGGAAAGTTTGGCTCCAAGTGGGAATTAGTCCTTCCTGGCCCCTCTGGGCTCATTTCTTGGAGCCAGGGGCTAAGAAGGAGAACAGAGGAACAGAGGAAGCAAGTCCTCCCCAGTTCAGATCAGGACTGTGGGTGATCAGAGAGGGTAGGCAAACAGGGCGACCCTCTGGACACAGCAGGGAAGAGCATGAGCCCAAGTGAGAGGcagcgtttaaaaaaaaagtgactccATCtcctctgttttatttatttttaattgaaaatttttatttaattaattgatttcaaatatttttccatggttacatgattcatgttcttttcttcccctcctcccaccccaccccaccccaccccatagccaaagaacaattccactgggttttacatgtatcattgattaagacctatttccatattattagtatttgtattagggtgattgcttagagtctacattcccaatcatgtccccatcgacccatgtgatcaaacagttgtttttcttctgtgtttctgttcccacagttcttcctctggatgttgatagttttctttctcataagtccctcagagttgtcctgggtcattgcattgctgctagtagagaagtccattgcattagattttaccacagtgtatcagtctctgtgtacaatgttcttctggctctgctcctttctctctgcatcaattccaggaggtcatttcagttcacatagaattcttcaacttcatctttcttttcagcacaataatattcaatcaccaccagataccacagtttgttcagccattctccaaatgatggacattccctcattttctcattttttgctaccataaagagcgaagctataaatatttttgtacaggtctttttccttatcatctcatTTGTCTCCTGTTTTAAAGACACAGCCTATTCCAATTAAGAACCAATGAAAGGCAATCCTGTCTATGCAGGAGTATCTCCATCTTAAGAAACCTCAACATGCCCAAGGGAACCCCCTGGGGATATCTCCATATCGGACAATCTAGTCATGCCGCAAAGCCCCTCATACAACCATCAAATTGCTGTTCAGTCGTTTTCAGTTCTGCCTGATTCTACACAACCACATTTGGggtttctgggcaaagatactggaatgatgtCATTTCTCCAGCAATGACTAAATTAAGTGATTTGAATGAACTAAGTTCATCTGTCCAGATCAGTGATGCAGAGGGAAAATGCCCCTTTTCAGGAAACATAACATCTATTTATGctgaaaatcctaaaaatgatGTAGACATTGGAAGGTCTTTCTTGGATGTCAGTGCTTGATTATTCTATCTCATCCCAAAGCTCAGCTCCTCTTTGCCATGGCAGGGCACTGGCAGCCATTCCAATGgggaataaaattataaaaagacaCAACAGCTCTCcactacattttcttttttattatgatgcagctgataaacagaaacaaacatGAACATCTCTacataggaagaaaagaggagaaactcTGAATCTTCGTGGAAACCAGACAAAACAGAGAAGGAGCAGAAAAGCCTGGCTCCATCCCAACACACACCCACAGAGCTGACATGGGGAGGGAGAGACCAAGGGACAAGATGGAGTCTGGAGGGAGCCTTTTGTGGGACACTAAAGTATGGAGTCTGAACTCAGTCCTGGGCTGGGCACAAGGGCAAGAAGAGATTCCAGAAATGCTCAAGTCTTCCAGAGCAGGGGTAGAGGGCAGGGAGAGTGCCACCTGGCCATTCTGTCACTCTGAAACACAGCTGAAATCTTGTGGAAAATGAGAAGAACTTCAAGGAAGCTaccagagaaggaaggaacatGTGCTCAGGCTGTATCCTGggcaaggaggaagagaatcCAGCAGTAACTGTGTGGCTCTGACCTTGGCACAAGGGACTCAGTCCATTTGGAAGCAGGAAACTTCCTAACCAAGACAGAGAGTTCAGATTAAGAAGGACCCTGATGTTTTGTCATTCTCAACCAACAGAACCTTCCAACTAGCTGATCATGTCTTCAGTCTTCAGCCACAGGCCCAACATACTGGCAAACGGCATCAAAGTCCAAGCGAAGGACagtgccctccccctccccctgcagCAGCTGCACCAGGGCTTGGCTCCTCTCCTTGTCCCGGCCCAGAATCCGGCCCACCTGGCCCCTCTGGGGCCCCAAGACCACCATGACGGCAGCCTTCTCCTCCTTGGGGATGAGGGTCTCCAACATGTCCTCCCGGAGGCCTTCCAGGAGGCGGCCTTCATCGGTTCTGCACACACAGGTGTCTGGGCTCAGGACATCCTCGATGATCATCTTGGTGTTGTAGTAGCGGCCCTTGTGATGCCGTCTGTCCACGAAGCGCACGCGGAGGTCCCTGCGCAGCCAGTGAGGGGTCTGCGGGGGCTGCTTCCTCTTCAGCCCCTTCTTCTTGGCCCCTTCGGTCTGGGGGTCCCCCGGCGGCCTGCCCGGCCCCTTCGCCTGCCTCTCGTACTCCTGACAGCTGACTGGCCTGAGCACGTACTCGCTCAGGGTGGCTGCCTGGCCAGAGGCAGCCAGCCTCACCACAGCCCGGGCGTTGTCCGGGTCCAGCCCCTCCACCTTCCCGTACAGGCCTCGGTGGGGGCCTGCCAGCACCAGCACGGCCCTCCCTGGGGCCAGGCCCTCGGGCTCCTCCGAGGCCCCCTTGCTCCTGGGCTGGTTGGGCTCCGGGGAGGGGGCCAGGCTGGCCCCGAGGCCGAGCCCCTTGGGCCGCAGGGGGTTCTCCCGCGGCTTCACCACCTGTTTGAAGGTGCGCCCGATGCCCTCCCCCGGCTTCCACCCCATGCCCCGCAGCATGGCCAGGCCGTAGGCCTCCACGGGCACCGCCTCGTAGTCGGCCCCCACACACGGAGCGGCCTCGGTCTCAGTCCCAGCCCGGGCCAGCAGCGGGATGGCCAGGGAGGGGTCGGCGGCCTCGGCCCCGTCCGACCGCTGCTGCAGGGCCTGCTGGGACTCCTGGATCAGCTCCTGCACCGCCTGGCACAGGACGGCGTCCTCCGGGGCTGGTCCGCGCCCGCGACCCCTCGGCAGCAGGGGGATCACCAGCTCTCGCGGGGGCTCCGGGGGCGGCCGCACACTGCGGAGCTCGCGCCCCTCCACTGCCCGCAAGaagtccttctcctcctcctcctcctcctccccaccgcGCTGTCCCGGAAGCCCCTCACGGCCCTCTGCCAGCCGCTTTCGG contains:
- the LOC123255574 gene encoding G-patch domain and KOW motifs-containing protein-like, which produces MAQGQDGAKATPAPAPGPPDLVSFGFSRTAPRKRLAEGREGLPGQRGGEEEEEEEKDFLRAVEGRELRSVRPPPEPPRELVIPLLPRGRGRGPAPEDAVLCQAVQELIQESQQALQQRSDGAEAADPSLAIPLLARAGTETEAAPCVGADYEAVPVEAYGLAMLRGMGWKPGEGIGRTFKQVVKPRENPLRPKGLGLGASLAPSPEPNQPRSKGASEEPEGLAPGRAVLVLAGPHRGLYGKVEGLDPDNARAVVRLAASGQAATLSEYVLRPVSCQEYERQAKGPGRPPGDPQTEGAKKKGLKRKQPPQTPHWLRRDLRVRFVDRRHHKGRYYNTKMIIEDVLSPDTCVCRTDEGRLLEGLREDMLETLIPKEEKAAVMVVLGPQRGQVGRILGRDKERSQALVQLLQGEGEGTVLRLDFDAVCQYVGPVAED